In the genome of Dyadobacter fermentans DSM 18053, the window GCAGCATCGCCGCCTTTGTAAATGAAAGCCAGGCCTGCCAGCAATAGATAGCCAGCTATCTTCAAGCCGGTGTAAAGCGAAGTCCTTGCAGGATCATTAGGATAGACATTCCAGATCAGGAAAAATGCTGCCACCATGCCGATCTCCCACACATATTTACTGATCACCATCGCGGGCTCGGCTATGTTCTCGAAGTTTACGATGAATATACCCATCAGCAACAGAGCAAAAGTCCGTTCGGCTATATGCCTGATGATTAATGCATTACCGTCACCCTTCTTCCTGCGATTGGATATGGCGAATGGAATGGAAAGGCCTACGATAAACAGGAACGCTGGAAAAACGACATCCGACAGGCCCATGGCATCCTCTTCCGCCTTACTGTGTTCCAGCCATTTGGGCACTGCTTCGAGCGTCCAAAAGTCATTCACGAAGATCATTAAAAGCATGGTAACCGCCCGGAACACATCGATCGAATCCAGGCGTAGCGAGGAAGAGGCAACTTTGTTCATTCAGAAAGATTGGATTTAGGAAAAACCTAAGATAGCGGTTTTTCGGCTTTCTTGAATCTGAATGCATTTCCGCTATGAACGCGGGAAGAAAAACGAGACCAACCTGCTGCCATGCAAGCAAGTTGGTCTCAGATTAACTAATTGACTTATATATATGCCCGGGTCGTCTAATCGTCGGCAAATTTCTCACCATAGACGACATTCCCGTTTTGCAGAATTGCATATGCCCTATAATGATAAACATCTACCTGCTGGTCTGTAAAAGGCGCTGGCTTTGAGTGATTGCCTACTGTGGCGGGCAAGTCAAAGATCACCTTCGGTCCACTAACAGTTGGGTTGTAATTTGCGGGATTACTTCCGTTTGGCGCGAGAAGATATGCGATACCATACTCTGTTATACCAACATTCCCTAAGCTTTCTATTTGGACATGAAAGGTTGGAGTCTGAGTTTGGCTATTGAAAGTACTGGCGCCCGTTTTAACTACCGGCAGAACTACTTGTGGCTGTTGCGGCTCATGATCAGTACAAGCAACGCACCAAAAAAAGGCGAAGACAAGTATTCCGAGACTACGGATAGAAATTGTTCTCATGGGTGATTTTTACGTTTAAATGAAAGAGTTTCTGGATTTCCAAATCCAAGATAAAGTCAGTACGCGAAGACTAGGATGCCCTTTGCGGCGTCCGTTATCCTGCGGCTAGCAATGAATTATCCATCGGAGATTTGGCAGACTTGCGAATGACCGTCGGCCGACTAATTATCATTTCTTGGCATGCCCGACATATCTGCCGTAAACGACCGTCCCGTCGGTCAATTCAACGAAGCTTCGGACATAGATTTCATTCACATTATTTTCCGCTAGGTTGTCAAGCAGAAATCCTGTGCCGGAGCCACCGACCGAGATTTTGACGTTTTCGTACGAGAATTTAATGGACTTGCTGGCCAGTGTTGGCATAGCGGCGATTGCCTGATTTGCAGCGGTATTGTAAGAATAAACAACGCCATAGTTTTTGATCGGTTTTTGTCCCATATCCATCAGAATAATACCCGCATGATAAGGCTTTGCTAATTTGGGAACGCCCACGAATTCAAGTATTGCGCGGCCCGATTTATCCTGCTGATCGTATTTAATATCCCCATACAGTACCGCCCCGTCGTTCAGAACCGCATATGCCCGGTAGTAAATCCTGAAATAACTGGTGGCCGGCGCTACCACGTCCTTGGTATGCAGGCCGTTGGACGGGTTATCTTTGAAGAGGATTTTTTGCCAGTCTAAGGTCGGCTTATCGGTGTGGGAGCCTTTCAGTACATCATAATAATGTACGCTGTAAACGATTCCGAATTCTTTAACGGCGTTGCCTGCGAATTCACTCAGATTGACCGAAAAACGAAAGAGATCGGGGTTTATCACGGCCATATTGCCGGTTGCGACCTTTGGCGGATTGGTTTGCGGCCCATGATCGGTGCATTGGAAATGCAGCAAACCCAGCAACAAAAGTGCAAAATGAAGTACGAAGAAATTTCTTCTCATAGCTGTGATCTGTTAGTGTTTTTGTGATTTAGTCACAATGATACACATGACAGATCAAGCTGGTAAGCGGATTGCCGAGACGATGAACAAACGGCTAGCGCCATTTATCTAAGTGCACTTTCTGCTATTCGTCCCAGTCGTCCAGGTACGACCCTTCTTCCGTTTTCGTCGAACCGGCTATCGCCGCATTGATCTCCTGCATTTCCGCGGCTGTCAGGTCGCGCCACTTGCCCACGGGAAGGTCTTTGAGCGTAACGTTCATGATCCGGACGCGTTTCAGCTTCGTCACATTGTAGCCAAGGAACTCGCACATCCGGCGGATCTGGCGGTTGAGGCCCTGCGTGAGAATGATGGTAAAAACGTAGCTGCTGTCTTTCCGGACAAAGCATTTCTTAGTTACAACCCCTAAAATGGGGACGCCGGACGACATTTTTTGTATGAATTCGGGTGTGATCGGCTTGTTGACCGTCACCACGTACTCTTTCTCGTGGTTGTTCCCCGCCCGGAGGATCTTGTTTACAATGTCACCGTCGCTGGTGAGGAATATCAGTCCTTCCGACGGCTTGTCGAGCCGGCCAATGGGAAAGATGCGCTCCTTGTGCCGGATGTAGTCGATGATGTTGCCTTTGATATGCCGCTCGGTGGTACAGGTAATGCCCACGGGTTTGTTGAATGCAATGTAGACGCCCGCCTTTTTGGCTTTGAGCGGCTTACCATCCACGCGCACATCGTCCGAAGTCGTTGCCTTATCACCCAAAACTGCTTTCCGGCCGTTCAACATAACCCTCCCCTGCTCCACGAGCTTGTCGGCTTCCCTTCTTGAACAGAAACCGGTTTCACTGATAAACTTGTTGATCCTGACTGGCTCCAATGCTTTTCTAGTATTCTAAATGCTGCTTGCTTTTCCTAATCGACGGCAAATTAGCTCAAATCGCAAAAAAATTAAGGTTACAAATAAAGATTCGCGGCTTTTCACCCTTTACCTCACAATGCAAATGATGTTTGATCACAAAATAGAACAAATTGCCGGTCTATGAAAAATCGCTTTTTACTAATCCAAATCTTCCTCTGGATTACCATTATTTCCCTCCATGCCCAACCGGCACGGCGGCCCGTGGACGTGATCGTCACGACCGACCGCGACGACTGGACGTACAAACCCGGAGATAAAGTCCAGTTTCAAATCACGGTGTTGCGCAATGGCAACCCGGTGAAAAATGCGCAGGTACGATATGAAATTGGCCTGGAAAAGCTCGAACCCACCATTAAAGAGACTAAAACCGCCGCAAACGGCACATTAACCGTCGACGGCGGAACGTTGAAAACACCTGGTTTCCTCCGCTGCATTGCATGGGCCACAGTAGACGGCGCGGAGTTCCGCGGGCTGTCAACAGCCGGTTTCGATCCGCTGAAAATCCAGCCCACCGTTGCGAATCCGACAGATTTTGATACGTTTTGGGACAATGCTAAAAAGGAACTTGCCACGGTGCCGATGGACGCTAAGATGACGCTCCTACCCGAACGCTGCACCGAAAAAACGAACGTTTACCACCTTAGCCTGCAAAATACCCGTCCGGGCGTGCGTGTTTACGGCATTCTGAGCATTCCGAAAAAAGAAGGAAAATATCCCGCATTGCTGCGCGTGCCGGGCGCGGGCGTACGCGCCTACAATGGCGACGTGGCCACGGCCGATAAGGACATTATCACCCTGGAAATAGGCATTCACGGCATTCCGGTGATCATGGACCCGTCGGTTTACCTCGATATGGGCCAGGGCGTCTTGAACGGCTATCCTACTTATAATCTGGATGATAAGGATAAATTTTACTACAAACGCGTGTACCTCGGCTGTGTGCGCGCGAACGATTTCTTAACCAGCCTGCCGCAATACGACGGCACCAACCTGGCCGTGACGGGAGGAAGCCAGGGCGGCGCATTATCGATCATCACGGCCGGCCTCGACCCTCGCGTCAAGTGGCTTGGGGCATTCTACCCTGCATTAAGTGATGTAACGGGCTACCTGCACGGCCGCGCGGGCGGATGGCCGCATTATTTCGATAAGAATGGCGCCAAAACGAACAATATGAAGGAAAAGCTGAACACGGTGTCCTACTACGACGTGGTGAATTTTGCGCGGCGCGTGAAAGCTCCCGGCCTTTATATGTGGGGTTTCAACGACGAAACCTGCCCGCCGACATCCATGTACGCCGCTTACAATGTGACCACCGCGCCCAAAGAATTGAAACTCTATCTCGACACCGGGCACTGGACTT includes:
- the rluF gene encoding 23S rRNA pseudouridine(2604) synthase RluF, producing MEPVRINKFISETGFCSRREADKLVEQGRVMLNGRKAVLGDKATTSDDVRVDGKPLKAKKAGVYIAFNKPVGITCTTERHIKGNIIDYIRHKERIFPIGRLDKPSEGLIFLTSDGDIVNKILRAGNNHEKEYVVTVNKPITPEFIQKMSSGVPILGVVTKKCFVRKDSSYVFTIILTQGLNRQIRRMCEFLGYNVTKLKRVRIMNVTLKDLPVGKWRDLTAAEMQEINAAIAGSTKTEEGSYLDDWDE
- a CDS encoding acetylxylan esterase, translating into MKNRFLLIQIFLWITIISLHAQPARRPVDVIVTTDRDDWTYKPGDKVQFQITVLRNGNPVKNAQVRYEIGLEKLEPTIKETKTAANGTLTVDGGTLKTPGFLRCIAWATVDGAEFRGLSTAGFDPLKIQPTVANPTDFDTFWDNAKKELATVPMDAKMTLLPERCTEKTNVYHLSLQNTRPGVRVYGILSIPKKEGKYPALLRVPGAGVRAYNGDVATADKDIITLEIGIHGIPVIMDPSVYLDMGQGVLNGYPTYNLDDKDKFYYKRVYLGCVRANDFLTSLPQYDGTNLAVTGGSQGGALSIITAGLDPRVKWLGAFYPALSDVTGYLHGRAGGWPHYFDKNGAKTNNMKEKLNTVSYYDVVNFARRVKAPGLYMWGFNDETCPPTSMYAAYNVTTAPKELKLYLDTGHWTYPEERDAMNSWLVDKLKGK